A part of Triplophysa dalaica isolate WHDGS20190420 chromosome 17, ASM1584641v1, whole genome shotgun sequence genomic DNA contains:
- the mazb gene encoding myc-associated zinc finger protein, with amino-acid sequence MDAAWSNFLFQTTPSQTQVEGTLQSELLAVHTTSPEAPPTEHIAPPPSTVDTAALNEDHVPEKPVSRPARAAHICSICSKQFKNSYNLRRHQSVHTGIRMKGGSQSQNAVAKESTERHTVPLSLLHLSMPQQQPQTLHSVLPHPHIQVLASQDGNEVALESMTSTVTALPPPSAVVMATEESVQRPVNQNPNPVRKNHACETCGKAFRDVYHLNRHRLSHSDEKPFSCPICQQRFKRKDRMSHHVKSHQGGVEKPYVCPHCAKAFSRPDHLNSHVRQVHSSERPFKCPTCESSFATRDRLRAHMIRHEEKVPCHICGKLLSAAYITDHMRVHNQSQHHTCHLCNRSFTTLTYLRVHAQKHHGQEWKESGGGFGTAGSGGVLVCQLCGVHCKTPTQLQGHMGTHNSPVNDPCPVTTTTTTSEVLPGSTVTLCNMVSAPTVFVSGNTVVDLLVTDCSSIIPQPQS; translated from the exons ATGGATGCCGCGTGGAGCAATTTTCTCTTTCAG ACCACACCTTCTCAGACACAAGTGGAGGGCACCCTCCAATCAGAACTTCTGGCAGTCCACACGACCTCTCCTGAAGCCCCACCCACCGAGCACATAGCCCCACCTCCTTCCACAGTGGACACTGCAGCTCTCAATGAGGACCATGTACCTG AGAAACCAGTGTCCAGACCAGCCCGTGCGGCTCATATCTGTTCTATATGCAGCAAGCAGTTCAAGAACAGCTACAACTTACGGCGCCATCAATCCGTTCACACTGGCATCCGCATGAAAGGGGGCTCCCAGAGTCAAAATGCTGTGGCCAAAGAGAGTACAGAAAGACACACTGTCCCTCTGTCTCTGCTTCACCTCTCCATGCCCCAGCAGCAACCCCAAACACTCCACTCTGTGCTGCCCCATCCCCACATACAAGTCCTGGCATCTCAAGATGGAAATGAAGTTGCCTTGGAAAGCATGACTTCCACTGTGACCGCCCTCCCGCCTCCGTCtgctgttgtcatggcaacagaaGAGTCTGTACAG AGGCCTGTAAACCAGAACCCAAACCCTGTGCGGAAAAACCATGCGTGCGAGACCTGTGGTAAAGCCTTCAGGGATGTGTACCACCTGAACAGACATAGGCTGTCCCACTCGGACGAGAAGCCATTCTCCTGCCCGATCTGCCAGCAGCGTTTCAAGCGGAAGGATCGCATGAGCCATCACGTCAAATCCCACCAGGGTGGAGTGGAGAAACCCTATGTGTGCCCACATTGTGCTAAAGCTTTCTCACG GCCTGATCATCTCAACAGTCACGTTAGACAAGTCCATTCTTCAGAAAGACCCTTCAAATGTCCG ACATGTGAATCGAGCTTTGCCACACGGGACAGACTGCGCGCCCACATGATCAGACATGAAGAGAAAGTTCCATGTCACATCTGTGGCAAACTGCTGTCTGCTGCTTACATCACAGATCACATGAGGGTGCATAACCAATCACAGCATCACACCTGCCACCTCTGCAACCGCA GTTTCACTACACTGACGTACCTGCGTGTTCATGCTCAAAAGCACCATGGTCAGGAGTGGAAGGAAAGCGGAGGAGGGTTTGGCACCGCAGGGTCTGGAGGTGTCCTGGTTTGTCAGCTCTGCGGCGTGCACTGCAAGACCCCCACACAACTACAGGGCCACATGGGTACCCACAATTCCCCCGTGAATGACCCCTGCCCTGTTACCACCACCACCACTACGAGTGAAGTGTTGCCGGGAAGTACGGTCACCTTGTGCAACATGGTGTCAGCACCTACAGTGTTTGTGAGTGGAAACACAGTGGTGGACCTGCTGGTGACCGACTGCTCCAGCATCATCCCTCAACCTCAAAGCTAG